One genomic window of Coffea eugenioides isolate CCC68of chromosome 1, Ceug_1.0, whole genome shotgun sequence includes the following:
- the LOC113777794 gene encoding histone H2B encodes MAPKAEKKPAEKKPAGEKATEEKKTSVAEKAPAEKKPKAGKKLPKEAGAGAGDKKKKRLKKSVETYKIYIFRVLKQVHPDIGISSKAMGIMNSFINDIFEKLAQEASRLARYNKKPTITSREIQTAVRLVLPGELAKHAVSEGTKAVTKFTSS; translated from the coding sequence ATGGCGCCAAAAGCTGAAAAGAAGCCCGCCGAGAAGAAGCCGGCCGGAGAGAAAGCTACGGAGGAGAAGAAGACCAGCGTCGCCGAGAAGGCTCCAGCTGAGAAGAAGCCAAAGGCCGGGAAGAAGCTGCCCAAAGAAGCCGGTGCTGGCGCCGGTGATAAGAAGAAAAAGCGTTTGAAGAAGAGCGTGGAGACCTACAAGATCTACATCTTCAGGGTGCTGAAACAAGTTCACCCAGACATCGGGATCTCCAGTAAGGCCATGGGAATCATGAACAGCTTCATCAACGATATTTTTGAGAAATTGGCTCAGGAAGCCTCCAGGCTTGCTAGGTACAACAAGAAGCCCACCATCACTTCCAGGGAGATTCAGACTGCTGTGAGACTTGTGCTGCCTGGCGAGTTGGCTAAGCATGCCGTGTCCGAGGGGACCAAGGCGGTGACCAAATTTACTAGCTCTTGA
- the LOC113783253 gene encoding uncharacterized protein LOC113783253 codes for MIQAVISGSSAYLRALTQEIEKKLQRALASAPQRRNLLQELFADIALEVDDRARDIIFRREDVSSVAEDYTEGPICFYNVLADYFVCMPQNGKPILDLIVQLWSQSFASNIFTLLFHKWLFEVQLENPETLLRYSSALVQGATNVFWIDIQSNTRRFQSLFWYLLEDVALVPERLKKIPLQAQRDLFLLLSRFIFFYNAAEKLESFLKQFPDMPNAFLIGGPADVFVTEIADLLLKLKVEPALLHYLSQIKVLQGLELRMTTSTRLKTCLYSFTSPGGPTYPTRAVRHAAWDALDVLFPVGRYLRHLISLFFRLLYPCYWPSSCWNFIVSCVQGIFYSLLRLIFSSWDKLNKENQE; via the exons ATGATACAGGCGGTGATTTCTGGAAGCTCCGCTTATCTCAGAGCTCTTACTCAGGAAATCGAGAAGAAACTCCAACGA GCATTAGCTTCGGCACCGCAAAGGCGGAATTTGTTGCAGGAGTTGTTTGCGGATATAGCTTTAGAAGTAGATGATCGAGCGAGAG ATATCATTTTCAGGAGGGAAGATGTAAGTTCAGTAGCAGAAGACTATACCGAAGGCCCTATATGCTTTTACAATGTCTTGGCTGATTATTTTGTTTGCATGCCTCAAAATGGGAAGCCAATTTTAGATTTGATTGTTCAACTTTGGAGCCAGTCATTTGCATCTAATATTTTTACCCTTTTGTTCCACAAGTGG CTATTTGAGGTTCAACTTGAGAATCCTGAAACTCTTCTTCGTTACTCATCTGCTCTTGTTCAGGGTGCAACAAATGTCTTCTG GATTGACATCCAATCAAACACCAGGCGTTTTCAAAGTCTCTTTTGG TATCTTCTGGAGGATGTTGCACTTGTTCCTGAGCGGTTGAAGAAGATCCCCTTACAG gcccaacgtgatctatTTCTTCTCCTTTCAAGGTTTATATTCTTCTACAATGCAG CTGAAAAGCTAGAAAGCTTCTTAAAGCAATTTCCTGATATGCCAAATGCATTTTTAATTGGTGGACCAGCAGATGTTTTTGTCACTGAAATAGCTGATCTG CTTCTTAAATTGAAGGTTGAGCCGGCACTGCTACATTATCTTTCCCAGATTAAGGTTCTCCAGG GTCTAGAACTAAGAATGACAACAAGTACAAGGTTGAAGACCTGCTTGTATAGCTTCACTTCTCCTGGTGGTCCAACATATCCAACTAGAGCCGTTCGTCATGCAGCTTGGGATGCCTTAGATGTGCTTTTCCCT GTGGGCAGATATCTTCGGCATCTCATAAGCCTGTTTTTCCGGTTATTGTATCCATGTTATTGGCCCTCCTCTTGTTGGAATTTTATCGTTTCATGCGTACAAGGCATATTTTACTCTCTTCTGCGGTTGATATTTTCTAGTTGGGATAAGCTGaataaagaaaaccaagaatag
- the LOC113779045 gene encoding ACT domain-containing protein ACR9-like, which yields MGLPSDDAVVIQKGKVPGDPYVITVNCHDKTGLGCDICRTILDFGLCICKGDITTDGRWCYIVLWVIPHARSPAVRWPNLKERLLSVCPSCSVSFYLNQPSSHSTPSPVYLLKYCGLDRKGVLHDVTQVLCYLELTIQRVKVTTTPDGRILDLFFITDNLELLHKKERQDETCAQLQAVLGESCFSCELQLAGSEYDNLQSISSLSPAVAEELFRYVLSDKEIRAQALSSDVTKLKKSSVIVDNSLSPAHTLLQINCVDHKGFLYDILRTLKDYGIQISFGRFSLVNNGHRELDLFIRQKDGKKILDPEKQESLCSRLKVEMLHPLRVIITNRGPDTELLVANPVELSGKGRPRVFYDVTHALKTLGICIFLAEIGRHLTADREWEVYRFLLDENCRFQLSNMVVRNQIVDKVRRTLMGW from the exons ATGGGTTTGCCCAGCGATGACGCCGTAGTCATACAGAAAGGGAAGGTACCGGGCGACCCTTACGTCATCACCGTGAATTGTCACGATAAGACCGGCCTCGGCTGCGATATTTGCCGCACAATCCTCGACTTTGGACTCTGTATCTGCAAAGGAG ATATTACAACCGATGGGAGATGGTGCTACATAGTATTATGGGTAATTCCTCATGCAAGATCACCGGCTGTGAGATGGCCAAATTTGAAAGAGCGCCTTTTGTCTGTCTGCCCATCATGCTCGGTTTCGTTTTACTTGAACCAGCCATCTTCGCACAGTACACCTTCTCCAGTGTATCTATTGAAATATTGCGGCCTTGATCGAAAAGGGGTACTGCATG ATGTCACTCAAGTTTTGTGCTATCTCGAACTTACAATTCAGAGAGTAAAAGTGACTACGACACCAGATGGTCGTATTTTGGACCTCTTCTTCATAACAGACAACTT GGAGCTCTTACACAAGAAAGAAAGGCAAGATGAAACATGTGCCCAACTACAAGCTGTTTTAGGTGAATCATGCTTTAGTTGTGAACTTCAGTTGGCAGGGTCTGAATATGACAACCTTCAGAGCATATCTTCCCTTTCTCCTGCTGTTGCTGAAGAATTGTTTAGATATGTGTTGTCAGACAAGGAGATTCGCGCACAAGCTCTAAGCTCAGATGTTACAAAGTTGAAAAAGTCGAGTGTAATAGTCGATAACTCCTTGAGTCCGGCTCATACATTGCTTCAGATTAACTGTGTTGATCACAAGGGTTTTCTTTATGATATACTGCGGACACTGAAAGATTATGGTATACAG ATATCTTTTGGCCGATTCTCTCTTGTTAATAATGGTCATCGGGAGTTAGACCTCTTTATCCGACAGAAGGACGGGAAAAAGATTCTGGATCCTGAGAAGCAGGAGTCTTTATGTTCTCGCTTGAAGGTGGAAATGCTTCACCCATTGCGCGTAATTATCACAAACCGTGGACCAGATACTGAACTTTTGGTTGCCAACCCTGTTGAGTTATCTGGAAAGGGCAGACCGCGGGTGTTCTATGATGTCACGCATGCACTTAAGACTCTTGGGATATGCATCTTCTTG GCTGAAATTGGAAGGCATTTAACAGCTGATCGTGAATGGGAGGTGTACAGGTTCCTTTTAGATGAAAACTGCAGATTCCAATTATCAAATATGGTTGTAAGGAATCAGATTGTAGACAAGGTTAGAAGAACGTTAATGGGCTGGTGA
- the LOC113764080 gene encoding cyclic pyranopterin monophosphate synthase, mitochondrial, whose protein sequence is MMMICRFVSRSPWSRRFFSSDADRRLANAISEIHKEMESVFGEPPASGLAGSAENHSVTLNFNDSQIRSEGCTENKLVSGLTHIGSKGEAQMVDVSLKEITKRVAVASCKVILGREVFDLVASEQMKKGDVLSVAKMAGICGAKQTSNLIPLCHNINLTHIRVDLSLNPQDFSVDIEGEAASTGKTGVEMEAMTAATVAGLTVYDMCKAVSKHIQITNVQLEHKAGGKSGDWRRKNR, encoded by the exons ATGATGATGATATGCCGATTTGTGTCTAGATCTCCTTGGTCTAGAAGGTTTTTTAGCAGTGATGCTGACAGGCGTCTTGCCAATGCTATTTCAGAGATTCATAAG GAAATGGAATCTGTCTTTGGTGAACCTCCTGCATCTGGTCTTGCTGGTTCTGCTGAGAACCATTCCGTGACTCTGAATTTCAATGATTCTCAGATTCGATCCGAAGGTTGTACAGAAAATAAACTTGTTTCTGGATTGACACATATTGGTTCCAAAGGTGAAGCACAAATGGTGGACGTCTCTCTCAAAGAGATTACCAAGAGGGTTGCTGTAGCCAGTTGTAAAGTTATTCTAGGCAGGGAGGTTTTTGATCTGGTTGCATCTGAGCAGATGAAAAAAGGAGATGTTCTTAGTGTGGCAAAGATGGCAGGGATTTGTGGAGCAAAGCAAACAAGTAATCTCATTCCTTTGTGTCACAACATCAACTTGACCCACATTCGTGTGGATTTGTCACTGAATCCCCAGGATTTTAGTGTCGACATTGAAGGTGAAGCTGCCTCGACTGGAAAAACTGGGGTAGAGATGGAAGCTATGACAGCAGCTACAGTTGCCGGCCTAACAGTGTATGATATGTGTAAAGCAGTTTCAAAGCACATCCAGATTACAAATGTACAGCTTGAGCATAAAGCTGGTGGAAAAAGTGGGGATTGGAGGAGGAAGAATAGATGA
- the LOC113777759 gene encoding putative pentatricopeptide repeat-containing protein At5g59900 isoform X2: MKHRLRLGLRRRRRLCRLFSSISIPRPNQISVFQTPQKTTIDDDEKFISILNDIVRGKESWKSTFTKPSISAHLKPHHVEKVLISNLHDSRLALRFFNFLGLHKNFHHSTTSFCILVHSLVSSNLYWPASSLIQTLLQRNLNPSLIFEHFYNCYRILSFSSSSGFDLLIQSYVQNKRALDSLVIVKLMRECKLVPEIRTLNAVLNGLIRIRRFEMVLELFDDVIGGLGLRPDVYMCTALVRSLCELRDFKRAEEMVSWVENGGCELNVVMYNVLINGLCKNGRILRAVEIKNSLSANGLGADSITYCTLILGFSKVREFGVAKELINEMVELGFVPSEAAVSSVVDGMRRNGEIAGAYDLVCKMGRLGIVPNLFVYNALMNSLCKDGKLDEAESLFVRMEERGLLPNNITYSVIIGSLSKCGKLDTASSILAKMLNAGVEVSVYPYNSLISGQCKLGKLSAAESLFNEMINKGLTPTVVTYTSLIDGYCKEGEVHKALRIYHEMTGKGISPNTYTFTVLISGFCHANLMGEATKLFNLMVEMNVIPNEVTYNVLIQGHCKDGNTARAFELLVEMVKKGLLPDTYTYRPLISGLCLAGRVTEAREFFDNIHRKHCKLNEMCFSALLHGYCKEGRLKDALKACREMVESGIHMDLICYAVLICGTLKQHDADKLLCVMKEMHDQGLKPDDVIYTSMIDAYGKAGDVKTALGYWDIMLTREGCMVKAMELHNAMVRGSLANIVTYNIVIRGLCKFGQIQEAAKTLAEMIDNGISPDCISYSTIMHEYCSRRDFQGALRIWEAMLNRGVKPDRVAYNIVIYGCCIAGKMAKAFQLLDEMRRGRVERKQAINLIGKFSPVTCD, encoded by the exons ATGAAACACCGTCTCCGCCTTGGTCTCCGTCGCCGTCGCCGTCTCTGCCGTCTCTTCTCATCAATCTCGATTCCAAGACCCAACCAAATATCTGTATTCCAAACCCCCCAGAAAACAACCATTGATGATGACGAAAAATTCATTTCTATCTTAAACGACATCGTGCGAGGCAAGGAGAGCTGGAAATCCACCTTCACCAAACCCTCCATCTCAGCTCACCTGAAGCCTCACCACGTTGAAAAAGTCCTCATTTCCAATCTCCACGACTCGAGGTTAGCTCTCcgcttcttcaatttcttgggCCTCCACAAGAATTTCCACCACTCAACTACGTCGTTTTGTATCCTCGTCCACTCTTTAGTTAGTTCCAATCTTTATTGGCCTGCCTCTTCGCTTATACAAACCCTTTTGCAGAGAAATTTAAATCCCTCGTTAATTTTTGAGCATTTTTATAATTGTTATAGAATATTGAGTTTTTCTTCTAGTTCGGGGTTTGATTTGTTAATTCAaagttatgttcaaaataaaagagcttTGGATAGTTTAGTGATCGTGAAGCTGATGAGGGAGTGTAAGTTAGTGCCTGAGATTAGGACTTTGAATGCAGTTTTGAATGGTTTAATTCGAATTAGGCGGTTTGAGATGGTTCTTGAGTTGTTTGATGATGTTATAGGCGGACTGGGGCTTCGgcctgatgtatatatgtgtacGGCGTTGGTTAGGAGTTTATGTGAGTTGAGGGATTTCAAAAGAGCTGAAGAGATGGTGAGTTGGGTTGAAAATGGTGGTTGTGAATTGAATGTTGTTATGTATAATGTCTTGATTAACGGGTTGTGTAAGAATGGGAGAATTTTGCGTGCAGTTGAGATTAAGAATTCGTTGAGCGCCAACGGCTTGGGAGCTGATTCCATTACATACTGCACGCTTATATTGGGTTTTTCTAAAGTGCGTGAGTTTGGGGTTGCAAAGGAGTTAATAAATGAGATGGTGGAGTTGGGGTTTGTTCCCAGTGAGGCTGCTGTGTCGAGTGTTGTTGATGGGATGAGAAGGAATGGTGAGATTGCAGGGGCTTACGACTTGGTTTGTAAAATGGGGAGACTTGGGATAGTGCCTAACTTGTTTGTATACAATGCTTTGATGAATTCTTTGTGTAAAGATGGGAAATTGGATGAAGCAGAGTCACTTTTTGTGAGAATGGAAGAAAGGGGGTTGCTTCCAAATAATATAACTTATTCTGTTATCATAGGCTCGCTTAGCAAATGTGGGAAATTGGATACAGCATCTAGCATCTTGGCCAAAATGCTTAATGCTGGTGTAGAAGTATCCGTGTATCCTTATAATTCTTTGATTAGCGGACAATGCAAGTTGGGAAAATTAAGTGCTGCAGAGTCTTTGTTTAATGAAATGATCAATAAAGGACTGACTCCGACTGTTGTAACCTATACATCGTTGATAGATGGCTACTGCAAGGAAGGAGAAGTTCACAAGGCTTTGAGGATTTATCATGAAATGACTGGAAAAGGAATTTCACCAAATACTTATACCTTCACTGTGCTTATTTCTGGCTTCTGCCATGCAAATCTGATGGGGGAAGCAACTAAGTTATTTAATTTGATGGTGGAAATGAATGTTATTCCTAATGAAGTTACTTATAATGTCTTGATTCAGGGGCACTGCAAGGATGGAAACACAGCAAGGGCCTTTGAGTTGCTTGTTGAGATGGTGAAAAAGGGTCTTTTACCTGATACATATACTTATAGGCCTCTGATAAGTGGCCTTTGTCTGGCAGGTAGAGTAACTGAAGCCAGAGAATTCTTTGACAACATCCATCGGAAGCATTGCAAGCTAAACGAGATGTGCTTTTCTGCCCTTCTGCATGGTTACTGTAAGGAAGGAAGGTTGAAGGATGCACTGAAAGCCTGTCGGGAAATGGTGGAAAGTGGAATACACATGGACCTTATATGTTATGCTGTACTTATATGTGGAACTTTAAAACAGCATGATGCTGATAAATTATTGTGTGTTATGAAGGAGATGCACGACCAGGGATTGAAGCCTGATGATGTAATTTACACAAGCATGATTGATGCATATGGTAAAGCTGGAGATGTAAAGACTGCGTTGGGATATTGGGACATAATG CTCACTAGAGAAGGGTGCATGGTGAAAGCAATGGAACTACACAATGCAATGGTCAGAGGTTCTCTAGCAAACATCGTCACGTACAACATAGTAATTCGGGGTTTATGCAAGTTTGGCCAAATTCAAGAAGCTGCTAAGACCTTGGCTGAAATGATAGACAATGGTATTTCACCTGATTGCATTAGCTATTCGACAATCATGCATGAGTACTGCAGCAGAAGGGATTTCCAAGGAGCTTTAAGGATATGGGAAGCCATGCTGAATAGGGGTGTAAAACCTGATAGAGTAGCTTATAATATCGTCATATATGGGTGCTGTATCGCTGGTAAGATGGCCAAAGCTTTTCAATTGCTCGATGAAATGAGAAGAGGACGTGTGGAGCGAAAGCAGGCAATAAACTTGATTGGGAAGTTCAGTCCAGTCACATGTGACTAG
- the LOC113779051 gene encoding THO complex subunit 4A, with product MSGAALDMTLDDLIKQNKKPSGGGGGRGRGRGSGPGPSRRFNNRAANRTTPYGAPKAPDSVWTHDMFSSDQAMAYASQLGVGGGGRASAIETGTKLYISNLDYGVSNEDIKELFSEVGDLKRSTIHYDRSGRSKGTAEIVFSRRQDAAAAVKRYNGVQLDGKPMQIEIVGTNIVTPAAGPQFPGGAFGDSNGIPRSGQGRGGSFGRPRGGGGRGRGFGRGRGRGRGRGEKISAEALDAELENYHKESMEDN from the exons ATGTCAGGCGCTGCACTTGACATGACACTTGACGATCTAATCAAGCAGAATAAAAAACCTAGTGGTGGAGGTGGCGGCCGCGGCCGCGGCCGTGGCTCCGGTCCCGGTCCCTCCCGTCGATTCAATAACCGTGCCGCCAATCGAACCACTCCTTACGGCGCTCCTAAG GCGCCTGACTCGGTGTGGACGCACGACATGTTTTCTTCGGATCAGGCTATGGCCTATGCCAGCCAACTCGGCGTCGGCGGCGGCGGCCGAGCGTCTGCGATTGAGACTGGAACCAAGCTGTATATTTCCAATCTAGATTACGGTGTCTCTAATGAGGATATCAAG GAACTGTTTTCTGAGGTTGGTGACTTGAAAAGATCTACAATACATTATGACAGGAGTGGTAGATCAAAG GGAACAGCAGAAATAGTCTTCTCTCGTCGGCAAGATGCAGCAGCAGCTGTCAAGAGATACAATGGTGTTCAGCTTGATGGTAAACCAATGCAAATAGAGATCGTTGGAACAAATATTGTGACTCCTGCTGCTGGACCTCAATTTCCAGGTGGTGCTTTTGGTGACTCAAATGGAATCCCTAGAAG TGGACAAGGCAGGGGTGGCTCCTTTGGAAGGCCACGAGGTGGAGGGGGACGTGGTCGTGGATTTGGGAGAGGTCGTGGACGAGGAAGAGGTCGTGGTGAGAAGATATCTGCAGAAGCTCTTGATGCTGAGTTAGAGAATTATCATAAAGAATCAATGGAAGACAATTAA
- the LOC113777759 gene encoding putative pentatricopeptide repeat-containing protein At5g59900 isoform X1 — MKHRLRLGLRRRRRLCRLFSSISIPRPNQISVFQTPQKTTIDDDEKFISILNDIVRGKESWKSTFTKPSISAHLKPHHVEKVLISNLHDSRLALRFFNFLGLHKNFHHSTTSFCILVHSLVSSNLYWPASSLIQTLLQRNLNPSLIFEHFYNCYRILSFSSSSGFDLLIQSYVQNKRALDSLVIVKLMRECKLVPEIRTLNAVLNGLIRIRRFEMVLELFDDVIGGLGLRPDVYMCTALVRSLCELRDFKRAEEMVSWVENGGCELNVVMYNVLINGLCKNGRILRAVEIKNSLSANGLGADSITYCTLILGFSKVREFGVAKELINEMVELGFVPSEAAVSSVVDGMRRNGEIAGAYDLVCKMGRLGIVPNLFVYNALMNSLCKDGKLDEAESLFVRMEERGLLPNNITYSVIIGSLSKCGKLDTASSILAKMLNAGVEVSVYPYNSLISGQCKLGKLSAAESLFNEMINKGLTPTVVTYTSLIDGYCKEGEVHKALRIYHEMTGKGISPNTYTFTVLISGFCHANLMGEATKLFNLMVEMNVIPNEVTYNVLIQGHCKDGNTARAFELLVEMVKKGLLPDTYTYRPLISGLCLAGRVTEAREFFDNIHRKHCKLNEMCFSALLHGYCKEGRLKDALKACREMVESGIHMDLICYAVLICGTLKQHDADKLLCVMKEMHDQGLKPDDVIYTSMIDAYGKAGDVKTALGYWDIMVHENCIPNIVTYTVMINGLCKAGLIDKAENLCKEMLASGLISNQITYGCFLDQLTREGCMVKAMELHNAMVRGSLANIVTYNIVIRGLCKFGQIQEAAKTLAEMIDNGISPDCISYSTIMHEYCSRRDFQGALRIWEAMLNRGVKPDRVAYNIVIYGCCIAGKMAKAFQLLDEMRRGRVERKQAINLIGKFSPVTCD; from the coding sequence ATGAAACACCGTCTCCGCCTTGGTCTCCGTCGCCGTCGCCGTCTCTGCCGTCTCTTCTCATCAATCTCGATTCCAAGACCCAACCAAATATCTGTATTCCAAACCCCCCAGAAAACAACCATTGATGATGACGAAAAATTCATTTCTATCTTAAACGACATCGTGCGAGGCAAGGAGAGCTGGAAATCCACCTTCACCAAACCCTCCATCTCAGCTCACCTGAAGCCTCACCACGTTGAAAAAGTCCTCATTTCCAATCTCCACGACTCGAGGTTAGCTCTCcgcttcttcaatttcttgggCCTCCACAAGAATTTCCACCACTCAACTACGTCGTTTTGTATCCTCGTCCACTCTTTAGTTAGTTCCAATCTTTATTGGCCTGCCTCTTCGCTTATACAAACCCTTTTGCAGAGAAATTTAAATCCCTCGTTAATTTTTGAGCATTTTTATAATTGTTATAGAATATTGAGTTTTTCTTCTAGTTCGGGGTTTGATTTGTTAATTCAaagttatgttcaaaataaaagagcttTGGATAGTTTAGTGATCGTGAAGCTGATGAGGGAGTGTAAGTTAGTGCCTGAGATTAGGACTTTGAATGCAGTTTTGAATGGTTTAATTCGAATTAGGCGGTTTGAGATGGTTCTTGAGTTGTTTGATGATGTTATAGGCGGACTGGGGCTTCGgcctgatgtatatatgtgtacGGCGTTGGTTAGGAGTTTATGTGAGTTGAGGGATTTCAAAAGAGCTGAAGAGATGGTGAGTTGGGTTGAAAATGGTGGTTGTGAATTGAATGTTGTTATGTATAATGTCTTGATTAACGGGTTGTGTAAGAATGGGAGAATTTTGCGTGCAGTTGAGATTAAGAATTCGTTGAGCGCCAACGGCTTGGGAGCTGATTCCATTACATACTGCACGCTTATATTGGGTTTTTCTAAAGTGCGTGAGTTTGGGGTTGCAAAGGAGTTAATAAATGAGATGGTGGAGTTGGGGTTTGTTCCCAGTGAGGCTGCTGTGTCGAGTGTTGTTGATGGGATGAGAAGGAATGGTGAGATTGCAGGGGCTTACGACTTGGTTTGTAAAATGGGGAGACTTGGGATAGTGCCTAACTTGTTTGTATACAATGCTTTGATGAATTCTTTGTGTAAAGATGGGAAATTGGATGAAGCAGAGTCACTTTTTGTGAGAATGGAAGAAAGGGGGTTGCTTCCAAATAATATAACTTATTCTGTTATCATAGGCTCGCTTAGCAAATGTGGGAAATTGGATACAGCATCTAGCATCTTGGCCAAAATGCTTAATGCTGGTGTAGAAGTATCCGTGTATCCTTATAATTCTTTGATTAGCGGACAATGCAAGTTGGGAAAATTAAGTGCTGCAGAGTCTTTGTTTAATGAAATGATCAATAAAGGACTGACTCCGACTGTTGTAACCTATACATCGTTGATAGATGGCTACTGCAAGGAAGGAGAAGTTCACAAGGCTTTGAGGATTTATCATGAAATGACTGGAAAAGGAATTTCACCAAATACTTATACCTTCACTGTGCTTATTTCTGGCTTCTGCCATGCAAATCTGATGGGGGAAGCAACTAAGTTATTTAATTTGATGGTGGAAATGAATGTTATTCCTAATGAAGTTACTTATAATGTCTTGATTCAGGGGCACTGCAAGGATGGAAACACAGCAAGGGCCTTTGAGTTGCTTGTTGAGATGGTGAAAAAGGGTCTTTTACCTGATACATATACTTATAGGCCTCTGATAAGTGGCCTTTGTCTGGCAGGTAGAGTAACTGAAGCCAGAGAATTCTTTGACAACATCCATCGGAAGCATTGCAAGCTAAACGAGATGTGCTTTTCTGCCCTTCTGCATGGTTACTGTAAGGAAGGAAGGTTGAAGGATGCACTGAAAGCCTGTCGGGAAATGGTGGAAAGTGGAATACACATGGACCTTATATGTTATGCTGTACTTATATGTGGAACTTTAAAACAGCATGATGCTGATAAATTATTGTGTGTTATGAAGGAGATGCACGACCAGGGATTGAAGCCTGATGATGTAATTTACACAAGCATGATTGATGCATATGGTAAAGCTGGAGATGTAAAGACTGCGTTGGGATATTGGGACATAATGGTACATGAAAACTGCATTCCAAATATTGTGACGTATACTGTAATGATTAATGGTCTGTGTAAGGCAGGATTGATTGACAAGGCTGAGAATCTTTGTAAAGAAATGCTAGCTAGTGGTCTGATTTCTAATCAGATTACTTATGGTTGCTTCCTTGATCAGCTCACTAGAGAAGGGTGCATGGTGAAAGCAATGGAACTACACAATGCAATGGTCAGAGGTTCTCTAGCAAACATCGTCACGTACAACATAGTAATTCGGGGTTTATGCAAGTTTGGCCAAATTCAAGAAGCTGCTAAGACCTTGGCTGAAATGATAGACAATGGTATTTCACCTGATTGCATTAGCTATTCGACAATCATGCATGAGTACTGCAGCAGAAGGGATTTCCAAGGAGCTTTAAGGATATGGGAAGCCATGCTGAATAGGGGTGTAAAACCTGATAGAGTAGCTTATAATATCGTCATATATGGGTGCTGTATCGCTGGTAAGATGGCCAAAGCTTTTCAATTGCTCGATGAAATGAGAAGAGGACGTGTGGAGCGAAAGCAGGCAATAAACTTGATTGGGAAGTTCAGTCCAGTCACATGTGACTAG